The stretch of DNA ACACCGTCAGAATGCCGCCGAAGGTCCAGAAGTAATTCAGGTTCCGCGGGGTTGGGAAAGCGAGAGCCTGGTCATGGGCGAGCCGGACGATCGGCAAACGCTGATCGAGCCATTTCTCGATGCCGGATTTCGGCTCATAGGTGGAAGGTCCGCCGCTCATCGGAGCTAATCTCCTTAGCCGATCGTCACTTTAGTGTCGCTGGTGTATGTATAGGGTGGAATATGCAGGTTCTGCGGTGCCGGACCTTTCCGAATGCGACCCGCCGAATCATAATGCGAGCCGTGGCACGGGCAGAACCAGCCGTCGAAATCACCCGCTTGTCCGATCGGCACACAGCCGAGATGTGTGCACACCCCGATCTGGATCAGATACTGCTCCTTGCCGTTGATGACGCGGTTTTCGTCGGTGGCCGGTGCATCGTCGGGCAGGTTGGCATTGCGGGCAACCGGATCAGGCAATTGATCGACGGGAACCGCTTTGGCCTCCTCGATCTCCTTCGCCGTCCGATGGCGCACGAATACGGGGTTGCCGCGCCAGGTGATGGTGATGCTCTGGCCTTCCTGCAGCTGAGACAGGTCCACCTCGGTGGAAGCCAGCGCCAGCACCGATCTGTCCGGGTTCATTTGATCGATAAGCGGCCAAGCCACTCCGGCTACGCCGACAGCGGCGAAGGCGCCCGTGGCGATGTAAAGGAAGTCGCGCCGTGTCGGCTCTTGGGTTTCGCTTGCGGCAACCACTGAATTCAACCCCTTTAAGTTACCGGTCCAGGACGGTCCGGCAATGATATCGGGCAGGCAAAAACCTACAAAGGCGGAATCTCAACTTCCGGTGCGGCACAGCGCCCGGTCGCGAAGATACCTCCTCCTGTCTTCGAGGGAGTCTAGAATCCTTCTCAGACAGGACGTCTTTTCGCATCGTGATCTGGGAATGTCCAGTCATGGCGCCGCCCGGCAAAGTGTCGCATAAGGATGCCACATTCTTGTGCTTCGAGCAGCGCCGAACCATGGTCGATATCGCCCTCTATCAGCCTGATATTCCGCAGAATACCGGCACGCTGCTGCGGCTCGGCGCCTGCCTCGGCGTGCCTGTGCACATCATCGAGCCCGCGGCCTTCACCTGGAGCGAGCGGGGCTTGCGCCGTGCGGGGCTTGATTATCTCGACCGGGTGCCGCTCACCCGCCATGCCTCTTTCGACCATTTTCTTGAATGGAGCGCTCACCGGAGGCTCATCCTGCTCACCACCAAGGCAAGCGATGATTACCTGGATGTGGCCTACGCGCCCGACGACATCTTGCTCCTCGGCCGCGAGAGCGCCGGCGTGCCTGAAACGGTCCACGCCCGCGCCGATCTGCGCGTGACGATCTCCATGCAGCCGGGCTTCCGCTCCCTCAATGTCGCTATGGCCTGCGCCATGGTGCTCGGCGAGGCCCTGCGCCAGACACGGACCCAGGGCCTCTCTTCCATTGCGGTCGGACCTGTCATTTAGGCATCGGCGAGAAAGCCGCCCGACTGGCGCTGCCAAAGCTGTGCATAAAGCCCGCCATCGCGGATGAGCGCCTCGTGCGTGCCTTGCTCGACGATATGCCCGCGATCCAGCACGATCAGCCGGTCCATCTTCGAAATCGTCGAGAGTCTGTGGGCGATCGCGATCACCGTCTTGCCGTCCATCAGCTGATAAAGCTGCTCCTGGATCTCGGCCTCGACCTCCGAATCGAGCGCCGAAGTCGCCTCGTCCAGAACCAGGATGGGCGCATCCTTGAGGATCGCACGAGCGATGGCGATCCGCTGCCGCTGTCCGCCCGAGAGCTTCACCCCCCGCTCACCCACATGCGCAGCATAACCCTGCCGGCCGCGCGGATCCTCGAGCTTCAGGATAAAGTCGTGCGCGGCCGCCAGCTTGGCCGCCCGCTCGATCTCAGCAATATTGGTCTCCGGCCGCCCATAGGCGATGTTGTCGGCGACCGACCGATGAAGGAGCGAGGTATCTTGCGAGACGACGCCGATCGCCGCGCGTAAGCTCTCCTGCGAAACCATCGCGATATCCTGGCCATCGATCAGGATGCGGCCGGACTCCACGTCGTGAAACCGCAGCAGCAGGCTCACGATGGTGGACTTGCCCGCACCGGAGCGCCCGATCAGGCCGACACGCTCGCCGGGCTGCACCGTGAAGGAGAGATCATCGATGATCCCGCCCTCCTTCCCATAATGGAAGCCAACATGCTCGAACCGGATCTCGCCTTGTGAGACGATGAGCTCTCGTGCATTCGGCGCGTCATTGATCTCATAGGGCCTGGAGATGGTCTCCATACCTTCCTCGACCCGGCCGAGATTTTCGAACAGTCCGGTGATCTCCGACATGATCCAGCCGGACATATTGGTCATGCGCACCGCAAGTCCGGTGGCGAAGGCGATCGCGCCGACACTGATGGCCTGCCCGTGCCACAGCCACAGTGAAACGCCGGCAGTTCCCGCGATCAGCAGGCTGTTGATCACGGTGAGCGAGAAGTTCATCGCGGTGAGCCCGCGCATCATCACGTAGAACTTGTCGGTCGTTTCTCTGACGGCCTCCTGGAAATACGCATCCTCCCGGCTCGCATGGGCGAACAGCTTAACCGTCATGATATTGGAGTAGCTGTCGACGATGCGTCCGACCATCATCGAGGTCGCCTCCGACGTGGCTGTCGCCCGTCTCTTGGCCTTTGGCACGAAGTGGCACAGAATGAACACATAAGCACAGAGCCAGATGAGGATCGGCGCAGCCAGCCGCGGATCCGCCTGGGCGAACAGCAGGACCGCGCTGCCAACATAGATCGCCGAATACCACACCGCATCCACCAGGCTCGTCACGCTTTCGCGCAGAGCTGGTCCCGTTTGAATGATCTTATTGGCGATCCGGCCGGCAAAGTCATTCTGGAAGAACGACACCGATTGGCGCAGCACATAACGATAGGCTTGCCAGCGGATCAGGCCGCCGAAATTGGGCTCGATCGCCTGATGCAGCAGCAACAGGTGAAATCCCTGAACCACCGGCCGTGCCACGATGATGACCAGCGCCATCCATAGGAGCTCGCGGCCGTGATCAGCCATCAGGCGATCCGGCGTGGTGGCCCGCAGGATGTCGATGATCCGGCCGATATAGTCGAGGATGCTGACCTCGACGATGGCCACGGCAAACCCGACCACGAGTATGGCCACGAGTGGCCAGCCGCATTGCCTTGCATAATGCCAGGTGAAGGCGAGGAGCCGGTCTGGAGGGCGGCCAATATCGACCGGACGAAAGGGATCAATGGAACGTTCAAAATAGCGAAACACGGGAAAGCTCCGGATATGCTTGAAATGGGTATGGCGTGGGCGCCTGCGGACTGGCCGCAATTTCTCTCGAGGACCGACGAACGCAGGCTGCGTGCTGAGCTCAGGCGTATCGATGCAGCCAGCGCGGCATGAGCCCGGTGCTGGCCGAGAGAACGAGTTTGGGAAAAGAACTGCGATAGAAAATCATGGAGCGCTCCGGAGCAGTTGGCTGGCGAACGGATCGGAAGGGATCCGGTGTGGCTGGCCGTCCGGGGCGTCTTTGACCCTGTGGATCAGCCCGCCATCGACATCGATGCGATGGTCATGGGTTTTCGGACCTTTGTGGTCGGTGCTGATGAGCCTTCGCGCGCACCTGAGTGCCGCGAAGGGGAGAGGTGTCTAGCAGAAATTCTGGAAAATGCAAACCATCAAATATGTGTCCCTTGGCA from Rhodoligotrophos sp. CJ14 encodes:
- the petA gene encoding ubiquinol-cytochrome c reductase iron-sulfur subunit; this translates as MVAASETQEPTRRDFLYIATGAFAAVGVAGVAWPLIDQMNPDRSVLALASTEVDLSQLQEGQSITITWRGNPVFVRHRTAKEIEEAKAVPVDQLPDPVARNANLPDDAPATDENRVINGKEQYLIQIGVCTHLGCVPIGQAGDFDGWFCPCHGSHYDSAGRIRKGPAPQNLHIPPYTYTSDTKVTIG
- a CDS encoding tRNA (cytidine(34)-2'-O)-methyltransferase, whose protein sequence is MVDIALYQPDIPQNTGTLLRLGACLGVPVHIIEPAAFTWSERGLRRAGLDYLDRVPLTRHASFDHFLEWSAHRRLILLTTKASDDYLDVAYAPDDILLLGRESAGVPETVHARADLRVTISMQPGFRSLNVAMACAMVLGEALRQTRTQGLSSIAVGPVI
- a CDS encoding ABC transporter ATP-binding protein, whose protein sequence is MFRYFERSIDPFRPVDIGRPPDRLLAFTWHYARQCGWPLVAILVVGFAVAIVEVSILDYIGRIIDILRATTPDRLMADHGRELLWMALVIIVARPVVQGFHLLLLHQAIEPNFGGLIRWQAYRYVLRQSVSFFQNDFAGRIANKIIQTGPALRESVTSLVDAVWYSAIYVGSAVLLFAQADPRLAAPILIWLCAYVFILCHFVPKAKRRATATSEATSMMVGRIVDSYSNIMTVKLFAHASREDAYFQEAVRETTDKFYVMMRGLTAMNFSLTVINSLLIAGTAGVSLWLWHGQAISVGAIAFATGLAVRMTNMSGWIMSEITGLFENLGRVEEGMETISRPYEINDAPNARELIVSQGEIRFEHVGFHYGKEGGIIDDLSFTVQPGERVGLIGRSGAGKSTIVSLLLRFHDVESGRILIDGQDIAMVSQESLRAAIGVVSQDTSLLHRSVADNIAYGRPETNIAEIERAAKLAAAHDFILKLEDPRGRQGYAAHVGERGVKLSGGQRQRIAIARAILKDAPILVLDEATSALDSEVEAEIQEQLYQLMDGKTVIAIAHRLSTISKMDRLIVLDRGHIVEQGTHEALIRDGGLYAQLWQRQSGGFLADA